A stretch of DNA from Maridesulfovibrio sp.:
TGAGGCTGTTTGCCTCCGGAGACCTGGCCCATCGCACGAAGGTTACATCACAGGATGAGGTCGGTCAGGTGGCAAGGGATTTTAATGAGATGGCGGAATCAATACAGCATCTTGTCCGTGTCGGGAAGGAAATGACCGCTCACGTATCACACGAGTTGCGCAGTCCTCTGACCAGAATCGATGTTGCCCGGCAGGTTCTTGAAGAACAGGTGAGTGGAAAACAGCTTGTTTTGCTTGATTCCATGCGTGAGGAAATAGAAGGCATGGATGCCCTTATAGAAAGAATGCTTCGTTTTTCGCGTCTGGAACTCGATAAAAGTACACCGGAGCCCCTGTGTTTTGTGGATATTTTTAATGAATTGTTGCGGAGGCATGAACCCTCTTTTGAAGCAAAGGGTATTCATTTGCACAGTGTTTTCCCGGAGAATCTTCCCGGGGTCGGTGCTGCCGGAGATATCGGTTGCCTTGGTGATAATCTGCTGGGTAATGCCCTTAAGTTCACTCCTCCGGGCGGAAATGTCGAAATTTACCTTGGAAATGAACACGGCAGGATCATCATCTCTGTTACCAATGACGCTGAACAGCCGTCTGTGAATATGCTGCGGTTGACTGAAGCGTTTCAGCGTGGCGGTGCGTCCGAATCCATTCCCGGATCAGGGCTGGGGCTTGCGATAGTACAAAGGATTGTTGAAAATCATGGAGGCGAACTGTTGCTTTCATGGAGTGATGGAAAATTTTCGGTAAGTGTGGAACTGCCTGCTCTGTGATCTGGGCTGTGAAGGGGGCTTAACTGTCTGCAGAGAGGTGCAGTTCGTGGGTCATGGTGCAGTCTGCGCCGGTGCCGCGGAAATGGCCGCAGGTCGGGGCGGTCAATTCGGGGTCGTGCGAAGCGGCCAGAGCAACATGACGGTCAGCCACCACAAGTCCGTGGGTTGGGTCAAGGCCGATCCATCCTGCTCCGGGGATATAGGCTTCCGCCCATGCGTGCAGGTCATGGCCGTCAGCCGATTCCGGATCTCCGGCCTGATAGCCGGAAACAAAGCGTGCCGGAATTCCAACCTGTCGGCAGCAGGCGATGAAAAGTCCTGCTGAGTCGCGGCAGGCGCCTTCCTTTCCGTTGCAGACTTCTTCCGGGCTTAGAATGCCGGGTTCCCGGCGAATTATCTTGGCTATATTTTCAAAAATCCAGGTGTTGAGTTCCAATACGAAATCAAGTTCCCGGCCCTGTGAATCTGCACGTATTTTTTCGGCCAGTCGGGTGATTCGGCTGGTGATTGAATAGGGCGTCTGCCGCAGGCAGGCACCAAGTGCGGTTTTTTCTTCCGGGCTTAATTTCGGAGGGATGTGACAGGCTGCATCGCAGAGCAGAAAACTGAAGGGGTTGTCGCGCAGGGTCTGGACAGTGGTCCGAGCTTCCACCAGAAATTCCGAGGCTGTTCCATCGAACCAGACCTGCGTAAAGGGATTTCCCTCTGCGTCAATTCCATCCCAGCGCCCGGTCGGAGCCGGTGTGATGAGAAGCTCATGTTGCAGCACGTGCTGGCTGGAGTCCTGTCTGGGGGTCAGGTGAATGGTGTGCGGTTCAATGAAAACCGGCCGGGAATAGCTGTAACGAGTCAGATGCCGCAGGGTGAAACGCACGTTTAGTCCGTATTTTCCTTGCCCATGCGCCTGCGAACACGTTTGAGCTTGGCGGCGATGTTTTCTATCCACTCGGAAGGCAGGTCATTAACTCCCTGCCTCAGCAGATTCTGCCACCATTGGGATATATCCGCCAGATCGCCGGCCTCGTAACGCTGTTCAACAATTTCGTGGCTGTGTCTGGAATAGAGCACCACGTCTATGGGAAAGTTGACGTCAGAAGCTGAAATGCGTGTGGAATCGAAGGCCAGACAGCCGACTTTTAGCGCAAAATGGAGCGTGTCCGAGTGCTTGAGCGTGCGGTCCAGGACCGGTTTTCCATACCCGCCTTCACCGATGATGTGGTAGGGCGTGCCCTGACCGATTTCCACCCAGTTTCCTTCAGGATAAATCAGGTAGAGCTTGTGGTCGGAGTCGCCCTTGAGCTGTCCGCCCACAAGGGTGTGCAGGTTGAAATTCAGTCCGGCATTACAAAGATAATCCTTGTCTTCCTCGGCCACGCGGCGGAGTTCTTCGGCGAGCAGATTTACCATTTTGTACAGCTTGTCCGGGCTGGTTTCCATGGTATCCATGCGCTCTTCGAAGTAGGTGATCATCTTGTCGCGCACACTGCGCAGACCGGAAGTCATGACGAAAAATGCGCCGAAACCGTTCTGGTACGCCGTAACTTTTCGTGCAGTTATGATTTCGTTTCCGGAGGTGATACGGGTATCGGCTATGCCTACCAATCCCTCTTCAACGTTTATTCCAAGGCAGAATGTCATGGCCGATTAATGTCACTGTTCCCCGGGTGAGTCAAGCGGGGTCGATACGCTGAAAAATGTTTCAGCAATGGCCGTATCCACTTTGTTCATGCGGGTTTGAAGGTTGTCGGTAAATTCATGCAGTCCGAAGCCGATGATTTCTTCCAGATCGTGAAAAGACATTTCCCCGACAAGCTGGCCGAGTACCTTTTCGGCCATGTTGGAAAAATGCCCGATGGGTCTGCCGGTGATCTGGTGCATGGAGTTGCGGGCCACAGTAAGGCAATGGAGACTGGAGCGGGGAAAGTCATGGTCGAGCAGCAGGAAGTCCACCACTTTGTCCGGAGAGATCAGTCCGTGACGGTGGCTGTATGCCTGGAACCCGGAAGCAGCTTTGAGCAGAGCGTTCCACTGGATGTGGTCCAGCGTGGTGTTGACGTCTTCCACCTTGGGGAGCAGCAGGAAATACTTAACGTCCAGCAGGCGGGTGGTTTTGTCCGCACGTTCCAGCATGCGGCCCATGTGCGTAAAGTAGAAGGCCTCGTCGCGGGGCATGGCTGCGGCTGAAATCCCGCCGAGTATGAACCCTCTGCGTTTGACCTCGTTGCAGAATGAAAACGGGTTCATGACAACCGCTTCCGGGTTTTCCGCCGCACGTTCCACCATATGGTAAAAAATGTTGACCTCCTCCCACATTTCCGAGGGAATCATTTCACGGATAGTCCGGGCGTTTTCTCTGGCCATGCGCAGGCAGGAACGGATGGAATTCATGTACTCGGTATCGAAAAGCAGGAATTGCAGAACGGTTTCCCTGTCCACGCGGTCAAAGCGCTGAAAGAAATAGTCGCGGTCGCCGGTGGTGGCTACCAGCGGTTCCCACTGCTCTCCGAAATCTTCGGGCATGTCCAGAGTCAGAAGCCAGTTCACGTCCACAATCCTGGCCAGGTTGACGGCTCTTTCAAGGTAGCGGCTCATCCAGTATACGGCATCGGCAACGCGTGAAAGCATGGTGTCCTCTTGCTGTTCAATTTATATTTGTTTGTGCCGGAACATCGGGCAAACCGGTTCCGTGCTACATGATTATCGGTTGTTGCAGCATCATTGCCCTGTTCAACGGGCAGGCTGCCGGGCGTAACTCCGGTTACCGGGACAGAACCCAGGTATCCTTGCTTCCGCCGCCCTGCGAGGAGTTTACTACCAGAGAGCCTTTTTTCAGTGCGACCCTGGTCAGTCCTCCCGGTATTACTCGGATTTCCTTGCCGTAAAGAACGTACGGCCGCAAGTCCACATGCCGCCCTTCAAAACTGTCACCCACTATGACCGGTACGCGCGAAAGCTGTATGGTGGGCTGGGCAATGTAGTTGCGAGGCTTTTCCTTGATCCTGCGGGCGAATTCGTCCTGTTCTTCCTTTGTGGAGTGAGGGCCTACGAGCATGCCGTACCCTCCGGATTCGTTGGCGGCCTTGACCACCAGTTCGTTCAGATGATCCAGAACGTAGGAACGGTCATCATCCTTCCAGCAAAGGTAGGTGGGCACATTGGGAATGATTGCTTCCTGATCAAGATAGTATTTGATGATTTCCGGAACATAAGCGTAAACCACCTTGTCATCGGCAACTCCGGTTCCCGGAGCATTCATCAGGGTCACGTTCCCGCGGCGGTAGGCGTCCATTATGCCGGGGACTCCCAGCAGGGAATCCGGCCTGAAAACCGTGGGATCAAGGAAGTCTTCGCCGACACGGCGGTAGATTACATCCACCGGTTTCAATCCCTTGGTGGTGCGCATGTAGACTATGCCGTCTTCAACCACCAGATCCCGTCCTTCCACCAGTTCCACACCGGTCTGCTGTGCCAGATAGGAGTGCTCATAATAAGCGGAATTGTAGATTCCGGGCGTAAGCAGAGCGCAGCTTGGATTCGAGCTGTGTCCGGGAATCACGTCATGCATTGTCTGCAGCAGGTGCGCCGGATAGTCCTCGACCGGACGGATACCCGCTGCGGCGAACACCTGCGGGAAGGTCCGTTTGAGAATCCGGCGGTTCGCCATGACGTAAGACACTCCCGAGGGACTGCGGAGGTTGTCCTCAAGCACATGGAATTCGCCTTTGTCGTCCCGGATAAGATCGGTTCCGGTTATGTGGCACCAGACTCCGCCGGGCGGGTTTATGCCCCGGCATTCCTCGAAATATCCTTCTGCAGTCAGAATTACATCTTCGGGAACAACCTTATCCTTTATGATGCGCTGGTCATGGTAAATATCGTCAATGAAAAGATTCAGGGCCTCGATGCGCTGTTTGAGTCCGCGCTCCAGACGGCTCCAATCCTCCGCCCCGATTATTCTGGGAATGATATCAAAGGGGAAGATTTTCTCAGTACCTTCTTCATGGCCGTAGACCGTGAAAGTTATGCCGAGGTCATAGAACGCCTGTTCAGCCGCTTCCTGTCTGCTTTGAAGCTCCTGCATGCCCAGACTCCTGATTTTGTCTGCCAGAAGTCCGGCTTCCAGACGCGGAGTGTTGGGAGAGGCGAACATCTCATCGTAATGCGGTCCGATGTCATAGTTCTTGAAATCCATGGGACCTCTTCTTGGGTTGTAGTTGTGGTCAGCTTTCTTTTCATCAGCCTTTTTTATACCGCTACACCTTTTCCCATAAACGTTCAATTAGCTATTTCATATCTGCTTAATTTTTGATTATATTTACAATTTTCGTCTATCTGATTTCACTTTTGTCTTATTTCTTTCTGTAAAAAGTTCGAATCGGTAAAAAATGACTTTGCGGAAAATGCGCTGCCGTGCTGATGAAGTGGACGTGATCGTAAAACACTGCTGCTTTTTCAGTTCGCCAAAATGTTTGATCAAGAAAACTATTAGCGGCCAGCATTCCAGGAATTCAGGGATTCCAAAGGGGATTATCTCCTTTGGCTGCCAGCGGCAAATTCAAGTCATCAAAAGCGCGAAGCGTCACAACTAAGTATGTTTCCGGCCCTTCATCGGCATGGCAACTGCTATTTTCCCATTTCGGAAGCCACACGTTTGAGCACTTCAGGTATTTCGATTCCCTGGGGGCATTTTTCAATGCACTGCCCGCATTCAACGCACTGCGATGCGAAGCCGGATTTCCGGTACTGGTTTTCGTGGAGGAAGGTGTCGTACAATGATTTTGCAACCTTCCCGTTTCCGAACAGGTGCAGCTTGTTGAAGAAGTCGAAGCAGGTGGAGATCAGAACATTGGCAGGGCAGGGCATGCAGTATCCGCAGCCGGTGCAGCCTACCTGCATAAGTTCGCGGTAGGTCTCCGCTGCCTGCCGGACCAGATCAAGTTCTGTTTCAGTCAGGGAGTTCGGTTCCGCTTCGGAGGCAATGGCCAGATTCTGCCTGATGTGTTCTTCCTCGTTCATGCCGGAAAGGACCACGACCACTTCCGGATGGTTCCACAGCCAGCGAAGTGCCCATTCCACCGGTGTTCTTTTGGTTTTCGCCCTGTCCCAGATCTCGGCAACAGCCGCAGGCGGAACCGGCATACCCAGATTCCCTCCGCGCAGCGGTTCCATGATGATTACACCGAGTCCTTTTGAGGCGGCGTATTTCAGCCCTTTTGTTCCTGCCTGAAAGTCCGTGTCCAGATAGTTGTACTGTATCTGGCAGAACACCCAGGGATAGGCATCGACTATTTCCATAAAATCTTTGCAAAGCCCGTGGAAGGAAAAGCCGGGATTGACTATCCGGCCGTCCTTTCTGGCCTCATCCAGAAAATTTGTTACATCAAGGCTGCTTATGGATTTCCATGAGGGGCCTGCCAGAGAATGGACCAGATAGTAGTCGATGTGGTCGGTTCCGAGCTTTTCAAGCTGAGCGTCCAGAAATGTATCCATGTCCTCCCGGCGATTGACGAGCCAGGTGGGCAGTTTGGTCGCGATGCGGACCTTTTCGCGGTATCCGTCCTTGAGCGCCCGGCCCAGAATGGATTCGCTCTGTTCGTCATGGTAGACCCAGGCGGTATCCAGATAGTTCACACCGCCGTCAATGGCCGAGCGGATCTGGGCTATGGCCCGGTCTTCGTCAATCTCTCCGTTGACCATGGGAAAGCGCATACAGCCGAAGCCGAGGGCGGATAATCTGTCTCCGTTTTTGGGCATTGTTCTGTAAAGCAAATTAATCTCCGTGTGATATATAGGTTCAGTTTCATCTCAGATCTGGAAACCTGTTTCTTGACATCGGTGTTGTTGTCGGGTCTTCTTCGAGAAGAAGTAAAGCTGCTGTAAAGGTTGTATCAAATGGATAATAAACAGATTCTCATTCTGAATATCCTTTCTGAGGAATCATTCAGAACAAGTTTCGACAATAGAATTGCCGAGGCCTTTCAAAGCATAGGAGTTCCGCACGATACCGTCCACCTTGACGGACTGAGGAATTTTAACCTTTTTGAAAAATATACGCATCTGATGATATCCGGGTCTACGGAAAGCGCTGCCGAGGAAAACGATTGGTACCCGGATCTGGATGCCATTATCGGTCGGTTCCTGTCCGAAGATAAATCCATTCTCGGCATCTGCTTCGGGCATCAGTTTCTGGTCAGGCATATACTCGGCAAGGAGCATGTTCGAAAATCGGCAACACCTGAAGTAGGCTGGACGGAAATTGCGTTGTCCGACAACCTCCTTTTCAGGGGAATGGATTCGTTTAAATCGGGCGTGTTTCATTATGACGAAGTGTTCGGACTTGATGAACGGTTTGAAATCACGGCAAGTTCCTCTCGCTGTGCCGTTCACGGATTTCAGGTAAAAGGGAGACCCGTCTGGGGGGTCCAGTTCCATCCCGATTTCATGTACGATGATGTTTTTTCTTTTGCGGAGGCTGTCAGGAAAACGGACGAACGTTTTGAGAGCTTCCATTGCCGGACCCTGATTACACCTGAAGAATTCAGGGTCAATGACCTGATATTCAAAAATTGGGTCGAGTTGTCGTAATTTTTCAGACAGTTCATATAAAGCGGCTCCTGCCGGGTCTCAGCCCGACAGGAGCGCCTTGAAGCATCAATTGGAGAACTGCTGAGACAGGTAGCAGCTGATGAAATATTGCTACTTTCTCCGTGCCACGCACTTGATCTCCACCAGTCCGCCCAGAGGAAGGGCGGCGACCTGAATTGCCGCACGGGCCGGTTTGTGGTCACCCATGAAATCGGCGTAGATTTCGTTGAGAGTTTTGAATTCTCCCATATCAACGAGGAAGACATCCACGCTGATGATGTCGGTTACCGCGCATCCTGCCTCTTCAAGAATGGCTCCCAGATTTTTGACTGACTGTTTCGCCTGTGCGGCGAATCCATCAGCCAGCTTCATGGTTTCCGGGTCAAGGCCGAGCTGTCCGCTGATGTAGAGGACATTATCACAGGCTACGGCCTGCGAGTAAGGACCGACTGCGGCCGGTGCATTTTCCGTGGCAATGAAATCAAGTTCACTCATTCTTATCTCCGTTATTTCATATTATAGAAGTTTCAGTTGTTTCCGGGGTGCCACAGGCAATCTATGCCTGTGCGGTCCCTGCGGGGTGGCGGTCCAGAAGGCGCAGGATCACTGCGTCGACAGCGGCAAAGCCGATACCGGAAAGTTCACCGACAGCCATGGCGTTGTCTTTGAAATCCGGGCCGATGATTCCCTGCTGGGAGGTAAGGCCCGTGCCTTTGGTTGCCAGCAGCATTCCCTGATAGGCTTCACCTGCGGCCGTACCGACTTTGAGGGCGCAGGTTCCTTTTGCTCCGTCACAGATCATTCCCAGAACGGATGACAAAACATATGCCGAAGCCTGTTCCGCCTGTGTGGCGTTGCCTCCGGCCAGTCTGGTCAGGGCTGCGGCGGCACCTGCTCCGGCTGCGATTGAGCATCCGCATACAGGGGTAAGGCGGCCTGTTTTGGCCTTTACCGCTCCGGTTACCAGATGGGACAGGGCCAGAGCTTCGGCCAGTTCCCTGTCCGATTTGTTCCAGGCCCTGGCGGCCAGTGCCGGCGGGATTATTGCAGTCAGTCCGTGGTTGCCGCTTCCGGCGCTGCTCATTACCGGCCACTGCCCTCCGTCCATGCGCACATCGGCAGCCGCGGCCGACCATGCGCGGATGGTCAGACCAAGGTCTTCGTTGACCATGTTATCGGCGGTTACGAAGCCGGAACCGAGTCCCCACGGTTTTTCAATTCCCTGTTTTGCCACGTGCAGGTTCATTGCCGCACCTTCAAGCAGGAATTTCTCATCCTCAGGGCTTATCTGTCCTGCAAGGTCCCACAGCTGTGCGAAATCAAGACGTGAAAGTTCGTTCAGGTAGGAGGGGAGACGTCCGGAACCGGATTCACACTCCTGTCCTTCAAAGACGGTCTGCTTGTTGCGGATGATTTCCACAAGATTGTCGTGAGAGTGGGCGACAACGGCGGTTACGCTTTCGCCCTGTCTGATCAGCTCCACTTCAACATACACATTGGGGACATCCTGCAGCACTTCCTGAGTCAGACTTCCGGAGTTGAGCATCTCGCTTGCCTTTGCAATGCAATCGTCATCTATCTTCTCAAGGGACTGCAGTCCTTTTTCATGGTCTCCGCCGAGAGCGCCGAGGGCGGCTGCGAGCAGATTGCCCCTGAGTCCCGGTGTGCCGGGGATGCCCACGGACTGTCCGTTTTTATAGATATTGGCCGAAAGCCGTAAGTGAATGTGCCGGGGAGGTCCGGCGAGATAGCTT
This window harbors:
- a CDS encoding HAMP domain-containing sensor histidine kinase, which encodes MKRLYWKIVLTELVFMVLILAVAVWLIGMSHKDDEISRQDKRAAAVQLLNVALKNDLAHEVSLVGLEKLASRLFKGDVRIVESGKIGDADATDSIQFNQGGRAYALIIPGSDVPRNGKGGFLFFPDHDKYGSVLLVLAAALALLAVPFARIVTGPLGELRHDMRLFASGDLAHRTKVTSQDEVGQVARDFNEMAESIQHLVRVGKEMTAHVSHELRSPLTRIDVARQVLEEQVSGKQLVLLDSMREEIEGMDALIERMLRFSRLELDKSTPEPLCFVDIFNELLRRHEPSFEAKGIHLHSVFPENLPGVGAAGDIGCLGDNLLGNALKFTPPGGNVEIYLGNEHGRIIISVTNDAEQPSVNMLRLTEAFQRGGASESIPGSGLGLAIVQRIVENHGGELLLSWSDGKFSVSVELPAL
- a CDS encoding transglutaminase family protein encodes the protein MRFTLRHLTRYSYSRPVFIEPHTIHLTPRQDSSQHVLQHELLITPAPTGRWDGIDAEGNPFTQVWFDGTASEFLVEARTTVQTLRDNPFSFLLCDAACHIPPKLSPEEKTALGACLRQTPYSITSRITRLAEKIRADSQGRELDFVLELNTWIFENIAKIIRREPGILSPEEVCNGKEGACRDSAGLFIACCRQVGIPARFVSGYQAGDPESADGHDLHAWAEAYIPGAGWIGLDPTHGLVVADRHVALAASHDPELTAPTCGHFRGTGADCTMTHELHLSADS
- a CDS encoding peptidase; translation: MTFCLGINVEEGLVGIADTRITSGNEIITARKVTAYQNGFGAFFVMTSGLRSVRDKMITYFEERMDTMETSPDKLYKMVNLLAEELRRVAEEDKDYLCNAGLNFNLHTLVGGQLKGDSDHKLYLIYPEGNWVEIGQGTPYHIIGEGGYGKPVLDRTLKHSDTLHFALKVGCLAFDSTRISASDVNFPIDVVLYSRHSHEIVEQRYEAGDLADISQWWQNLLRQGVNDLPSEWIENIAAKLKRVRRRMGKENTD
- a CDS encoding alpha-E domain-containing protein, whose product is MLSRVADAVYWMSRYLERAVNLARIVDVNWLLTLDMPEDFGEQWEPLVATTGDRDYFFQRFDRVDRETVLQFLLFDTEYMNSIRSCLRMARENARTIREMIPSEMWEEVNIFYHMVERAAENPEAVVMNPFSFCNEVKRRGFILGGISAAAMPRDEAFYFTHMGRMLERADKTTRLLDVKYFLLLPKVEDVNTTLDHIQWNALLKAASGFQAYSHRHGLISPDKVVDFLLLDHDFPRSSLHCLTVARNSMHQITGRPIGHFSNMAEKVLGQLVGEMSFHDLEEIIGFGLHEFTDNLQTRMNKVDTAIAETFFSVSTPLDSPGEQ
- a CDS encoding circularly permuted type 2 ATP-grasp protein, with the protein product MDFKNYDIGPHYDEMFASPNTPRLEAGLLADKIRSLGMQELQSRQEAAEQAFYDLGITFTVYGHEEGTEKIFPFDIIPRIIGAEDWSRLERGLKQRIEALNLFIDDIYHDQRIIKDKVVPEDVILTAEGYFEECRGINPPGGVWCHITGTDLIRDDKGEFHVLEDNLRSPSGVSYVMANRRILKRTFPQVFAAAGIRPVEDYPAHLLQTMHDVIPGHSSNPSCALLTPGIYNSAYYEHSYLAQQTGVELVEGRDLVVEDGIVYMRTTKGLKPVDVIYRRVGEDFLDPTVFRPDSLLGVPGIMDAYRRGNVTLMNAPGTGVADDKVVYAYVPEIIKYYLDQEAIIPNVPTYLCWKDDDRSYVLDHLNELVVKAANESGGYGMLVGPHSTKEEQDEFARRIKEKPRNYIAQPTIQLSRVPVIVGDSFEGRHVDLRPYVLYGKEIRVIPGGLTRVALKKGSLVVNSSQGGGSKDTWVLSR
- a CDS encoding aldo/keto reductase — translated: MLYRTMPKNGDRLSALGFGCMRFPMVNGEIDEDRAIAQIRSAIDGGVNYLDTAWVYHDEQSESILGRALKDGYREKVRIATKLPTWLVNRREDMDTFLDAQLEKLGTDHIDYYLVHSLAGPSWKSISSLDVTNFLDEARKDGRIVNPGFSFHGLCKDFMEIVDAYPWVFCQIQYNYLDTDFQAGTKGLKYAASKGLGVIIMEPLRGGNLGMPVPPAAVAEIWDRAKTKRTPVEWALRWLWNHPEVVVVLSGMNEEEHIRQNLAIASEAEPNSLTETELDLVRQAAETYRELMQVGCTGCGYCMPCPANVLISTCFDFFNKLHLFGNGKVAKSLYDTFLHENQYRKSGFASQCVECGQCIEKCPQGIEIPEVLKRVASEMGK
- a CDS encoding glutamine amidotransferase-related protein, which gives rise to MDNKQILILNILSEESFRTSFDNRIAEAFQSIGVPHDTVHLDGLRNFNLFEKYTHLMISGSTESAAEENDWYPDLDAIIGRFLSEDKSILGICFGHQFLVRHILGKEHVRKSATPEVGWTEIALSDNLLFRGMDSFKSGVFHYDEVFGLDERFEITASSSRCAVHGFQVKGRPVWGVQFHPDFMYDDVFSFAEAVRKTDERFESFHCRTLITPEEFRVNDLIFKNWVELS
- a CDS encoding Rid family detoxifying hydrolase, giving the protein MSELDFIATENAPAAVGPYSQAVACDNVLYISGQLGLDPETMKLADGFAAQAKQSVKNLGAILEEAGCAVTDIISVDVFLVDMGEFKTLNEIYADFMGDHKPARAAIQVAALPLGGLVEIKCVARRK
- a CDS encoding L-serine ammonia-lyase, iron-sulfur-dependent, subunit alpha, producing MDLHAFFNNEVKPALGCTEPGAVAFAASAGASYLAGPPRHIHLRLSANIYKNGQSVGIPGTPGLRGNLLAAALGALGGDHEKGLQSLEKIDDDCIAKASEMLNSGSLTQEVLQDVPNVYVEVELIRQGESVTAVVAHSHDNLVEIIRNKQTVFEGQECESGSGRLPSYLNELSRLDFAQLWDLAGQISPEDEKFLLEGAAMNLHVAKQGIEKPWGLGSGFVTADNMVNEDLGLTIRAWSAAAADVRMDGGQWPVMSSAGSGNHGLTAIIPPALAARAWNKSDRELAEALALSHLVTGAVKAKTGRLTPVCGCSIAAGAGAAAALTRLAGGNATQAEQASAYVLSSVLGMICDGAKGTCALKVGTAAGEAYQGMLLATKGTGLTSQQGIIGPDFKDNAMAVGELSGIGFAAVDAVILRLLDRHPAGTAQA